One window of Catonella massiliensis genomic DNA carries:
- the fliM gene encoding flagellar motor switch protein FliM, producing MSDILSQEEIDKLLRGIESGDVDTDDLKETDEKVVKDYDFARPSKFSKDHLRTLESIFEHYGRLLSANLPAYLRKTVQVEVRGSEAITYQEFQNSLSNPVLLAIMNLSPLKGSCIMEMSNNLGYTIIDRLLGGEGNPIEKTRDFSEIEIVVIERILNICTGYLQEPWHNVVEIDPRLMRIETNSQYAQIISPQEMTALITLSIKIGTVEGFMTFCLPFTSLEEVMDKLNTKFWFSALQEKDDTNYGEQIGEIIDRAQIPIRAVLGKSVVSVNDFVNLQPGDVIRLNSKVEDELDVFVGNMKKFKALPGASSGVYALRITKVIREEE from the coding sequence ATGAGTGATATACTCTCGCAGGAAGAGATAGATAAGCTGCTACGCGGAATTGAGAGCGGAGATGTAGACACGGATGACCTCAAGGAAACAGACGAGAAGGTGGTAAAGGACTATGACTTTGCAAGGCCGTCTAAGTTTTCAAAGGATCATTTACGTACCTTGGAGTCAATATTTGAGCACTATGGCAGACTTCTCTCTGCCAATCTGCCGGCTTATCTAAGAAAGACTGTTCAGGTTGAGGTTAGAGGTTCTGAGGCCATTACGTACCAGGAATTTCAGAACTCGCTTTCCAATCCTGTACTCTTAGCTATAATGAATCTATCGCCGCTTAAGGGAAGCTGCATAATGGAGATGTCTAATAACCTTGGATACACCATTATTGACAGACTTTTGGGCGGAGAAGGTAATCCTATTGAAAAGACAAGAGATTTTTCTGAAATAGAAATAGTTGTAATTGAGAGAATCTTAAATATTTGTACAGGGTATTTACAGGAGCCTTGGCACAATGTTGTGGAGATAGACCCGAGGCTTATGCGTATAGAGACCAACTCACAGTACGCACAGATTATTTCACCTCAGGAAATGACGGCTCTTATTACTCTTAGTATTAAGATTGGTACTGTAGAGGGCTTTATGACCTTCTGCCTGCCTTTTACTTCTCTTGAAGAGGTAATGGATAAGCTAAATACCAAGTTCTGGTTCTCAGCTCTTCAGGAAAAGGATGACACCAACTATGGTGAGCAGATTGGAGAGATTATCGATAGAGCCCAGATACCTATCAGAGCGGTGCTTGGCAAGAGTGTTGTATCTGTCAATGATTTTGTTAATCTACAACCGGGCGATGTGATAAGGCTCAACTCAAAGGTTGAAGATGAATTGGATGTGTTTGTAGGAAATATGAAGAAGTTTAAGGCACTGCCTGGAGCTTCATCAGGTGTATATGCACTTAGAATTACTAAAGTTATTAGGGAGGAAGAATAA
- the fliQ gene encoding flagellar biosynthesis protein FliQ has translation MSADKVIDISRETVMLILKLSAPMLLASLVVGLIISLIQTITSIQEQTLTFVPKLIVTMLMLVLTGGWMMTSLSEFTTELFSGFGDYIYESTGFIGYIVTLL, from the coding sequence ATGAGCGCAGATAAGGTCATAGATATTTCCAGAGAAACAGTTATGCTCATACTTAAGCTATCTGCACCTATGCTTCTTGCATCACTTGTGGTTGGTCTTATAATAAGCTTGATTCAGACGATTACATCCATACAGGAGCAGACGCTTACCTTTGTACCAAAGCTTATTGTGACTATGCTTATGCTGGTACTTACAGGAGGATGGATGATGACCAGTCTGTCGGAGTTTACGACTGAGCTTTTCTCAGGCTTTGGCGACTACATATATGAGTCAACAGGCTTTATAGGGTACATAGTAACATTACTGTAA
- the fliP gene encoding flagellar type III secretion system pore protein FliP (The bacterial flagellar biogenesis protein FliP forms a type III secretion system (T3SS)-type pore required for flagellar assembly.) — MREHPLCTKKFNLLYLGIVLVLICTSLFFVTPAYAIDNRTGNTVDRSSNDNNSFTTGTSPYNIGINLTTNGEQSGLAATLRIVLVLTVLGLAPSILILLTSFTRILVVLHFVRSALTTQTTPPNQVLTGLALFLTWFIMSPIFIQINTEALKPLTDGNITFEQAYEIGIKPLRTFMYKQTNTKDIRLFLDIAGIEEVKDMDEIPTNVLIPAFIISELRAAFIIGFCIYIPFLVIDMVVSSTLMSMGMMMLPPTTISMPFKILLFIMVDGWDLVIGNLVKSFVK; from the coding sequence ATGAGAGAACATCCTTTATGTACGAAAAAGTTTAATTTACTATATCTTGGGATTGTTTTAGTGCTTATATGTACCTCCCTTTTTTTTGTTACTCCGGCTTATGCGATAGACAACAGAACAGGGAATACAGTGGACAGAAGCTCCAATGACAACAACAGTTTTACCACAGGAACTTCTCCATACAATATAGGTATCAATCTCACAACCAATGGTGAACAGAGTGGACTGGCGGCTACGCTTAGGATAGTATTGGTTCTAACCGTACTGGGACTTGCGCCTTCTATCCTCATTCTGCTTACCTCTTTTACGAGAATTCTGGTAGTACTTCATTTTGTGAGGTCTGCACTTACTACGCAGACTACTCCACCCAATCAGGTGCTTACAGGACTCGCGTTATTTCTTACCTGGTTTATAATGTCGCCTATATTTATACAGATAAATACAGAGGCACTTAAACCGCTTACAGACGGCAATATTACTTTCGAACAGGCTTATGAGATAGGAATAAAGCCGCTAAGGACCTTTATGTACAAGCAGACCAATACCAAGGATATAAGGCTCTTTCTTGATATAGCAGGGATAGAAGAAGTTAAGGATATGGATGAAATACCTACCAATGTGCTGATTCCCGCATTTATAATCAGTGAGCTTAGAGCAGCATTTATCATTGGTTTTTGCATATATATACCTTTCCTCGTCATAGATATGGTTGTGTCCTCTACGCTTATGTCAATGGGTATGATGATGCTCCCGCCTACTACCATATCTATGCCTTTTAAGATTCTGCTTTTCATCATGGTAGACGGATGGGATTTGGTTATAGGCAATCTTGTTAAATCATTTGTTAAATAG
- the flhB gene encoding flagellar biosynthesis protein FlhB, with amino-acid sequence MIFWVKDCKEDRNTIQLRDRRFAYNLQFFGEGGDKTEKATPKKLDDARKEGRVARSSDLINGFMLLLMFFVLKLFGGIMANLFLDSFVKYYNKASDISMEVFDVRQAVNLSNEIVLDIVIASLPVLIGSFVVALVGNIVQVGWKVTGKPLKPKLDRLNPIGGLKRMFSQEKVVELIKSILKVLAIALVAYNEVKDRWKFILNLYDFEFMQAILNIFDIVLDVGIKISLIFVVIGLADFGYQKWKHLHDLRMSKQEVKDEMKQSEGDPQIKGQIRQKMREGARRRMMQDLPKADVVITNPTHFAVAVKYDKETAEAPYVLAKGADYVAANIKEIAKQNNIEIVENKPLARMLYYNVEIGDQIPPELYQMVAEVLAYVYSVKNKEILIS; translated from the coding sequence GTGATTTTTTGGGTTAAAGATTGCAAAGAGGATAGAAATACTATACAATTAAGGGATAGGAGATTTGCATATAACCTCCAGTTTTTTGGCGAGGGAGGAGATAAGACAGAGAAGGCAACTCCTAAGAAGTTAGATGATGCCAGAAAAGAAGGGCGTGTTGCCAGAAGTTCTGATTTGATAAATGGCTTTATGCTTTTACTTATGTTCTTTGTGCTAAAGCTCTTTGGAGGCATTATGGCTAATCTTTTCCTTGACAGCTTTGTCAAGTATTATAACAAGGCCTCTGATATATCGATGGAAGTATTTGATGTGAGACAGGCTGTGAATCTTAGCAATGAGATTGTTTTAGATATAGTTATTGCAAGCCTGCCTGTACTTATAGGAAGCTTTGTGGTTGCTCTTGTGGGCAACATAGTTCAGGTTGGCTGGAAGGTAACGGGCAAGCCCCTAAAGCCCAAGCTTGACAGGTTAAACCCCATAGGTGGGCTTAAGAGAATGTTCTCACAGGAAAAGGTTGTAGAACTTATCAAATCCATACTTAAGGTACTTGCTATTGCTCTTGTTGCATATAATGAAGTTAAAGACAGGTGGAAGTTCATCCTCAATCTCTATGACTTCGAATTTATGCAGGCAATACTTAATATTTTTGATATTGTTTTGGACGTAGGTATTAAAATCAGCTTGATCTTTGTTGTCATAGGACTTGCGGATTTTGGATATCAGAAGTGGAAACACTTACACGATTTGAGGATGAGTAAGCAGGAAGTTAAGGATGAAATGAAGCAGAGCGAAGGTGATCCTCAAATCAAAGGCCAAATCAGACAGAAGATGAGAGAGGGAGCCAGAAGAAGAATGATGCAGGATCTTCCTAAGGCGGATGTGGTTATTACTAACCCTACACATTTTGCTGTAGCAGTCAAATACGATAAGGAGACGGCAGAGGCCCCTTATGTACTTGCAAAGGGTGCTGACTATGTTGCGGCAAATATCAAAGAGATAGCAAAGCAGAACAACATAGAAATAGTTGAGAATAAGCCACTTGCCCGTATGCTTTATTATAA
- the fliR gene encoding flagellar biosynthetic protein FliR: MQLQFTVENLEYFLFIVTRVSAFVFTAPFFSFGSIPRQFKIAFTLIFSTLLYLTLPSVPVTYPGVIGFSLMVMSEALAGTLLGYFTNIVMTILNFTGRLIDMEIGFAMVTMYDPVFKVDTSVTGNLYNYFVIILLLVNDFHHYFLKAFVDAFKVVPIGRAVISANTVNVITYFLGNYFMIAMRLMLPIYATMLLVNVVLGVMAKVAPQMNMFVVGIQLKLLGGLVVMILMMSMLPGVANYITKEMQDVFLRAVEALKS; this comes from the coding sequence ATGCAACTGCAGTTTACCGTTGAGAATTTAGAATATTTTTTATTCATAGTTACTCGTGTATCTGCATTTGTGTTTACAGCTCCATTTTTTAGTTTCGGCAGTATCCCAAGGCAGTTTAAGATAGCGTTTACGCTTATTTTCTCTACCTTGCTCTACCTTACTCTTCCCAGTGTGCCTGTCACCTATCCCGGGGTTATAGGGTTTTCGCTTATGGTTATGTCTGAGGCCTTGGCAGGGACGCTGCTTGGGTATTTTACCAACATAGTTATGACCATACTTAACTTTACAGGCAGGCTCATAGATATGGAAATAGGCTTTGCCATGGTTACCATGTATGACCCTGTATTCAAGGTAGATACATCTGTTACAGGAAATCTCTACAATTACTTTGTGATTATCCTTCTTCTGGTAAATGATTTTCATCATTACTTCTTAAAGGCTTTTGTAGATGCCTTTAAGGTAGTTCCTATCGGAAGGGCTGTAATAAGTGCCAATACAGTAAACGTAATAACTTATTTCCTGGGCAATTATTTTATGATAGCAATGAGACTGATGCTGCCGATATATGCCACAATGCTCTTAGTAAATGTGGTGCTTGGTGTTATGGCTAAGGTAGCACCGCAGATGAATATGTTCGTTGTGGGCATTCAGCTTAAACTTCTTGGAGGCCTTGTGGTTATGATACTTATGATGTCTATGCTTCCCGGAGTGGCCAATTATATTACCAAAGAAATGCAGGATGTATTCCTAAGGGCGGTGGAGGCGCTTAAATCATAG
- a CDS encoding flagellar basal body-associated FliL family protein has translation MKKNMLTIVAIALSLMNLILTAVIMLSVVSSAKATNALVSNIASIIDLELENDTSKNKVSISDMDVVTFDKSLQINLKGSGDGKDHYAVIDQISLYLIKTEDDYKTISESMKNADTKSGYESTIDEIVSNQFSQYTKEEVQNNREAIKAAVLKAIQEKFGTQTMAEIAFKNLRLQ, from the coding sequence ATGAAAAAGAACATGCTTACAATAGTGGCTATTGCTTTAAGCCTTATGAACCTCATACTAACTGCGGTTATTATGCTTTCGGTGGTTTCATCGGCTAAGGCTACCAACGCATTAGTATCAAACATAGCTTCTATAATTGACCTGGAGCTTGAGAATGATACCTCTAAGAACAAGGTATCTATAAGTGATATGGATGTAGTTACCTTTGATAAGTCCTTACAGATTAACCTTAAGGGCTCAGGAGACGGTAAAGACCATTATGCTGTTATCGACCAGATTTCTCTATACCTGATTAAGACAGAGGATGACTACAAGACTATCTCAGAGAGCATGAAAAATGCAGACACTAAGTCAGGCTATGAGTCCACTATAGATGAGATTGTAAGTAACCAGTTCTCACAGTATACTAAAGAAGAAGTGCAGAACAACAGAGAGGCTATAAAGGCTGCCGTACTTAAGGCTATTCAGGAGAAGTTCGGTACGCAGACTATGGCTGAAATTGCCTTTAAGAACCTGAGATTACAGTAA
- the fliY gene encoding flagellar motor switch phosphatase FliY yields MDGMLSQEEINALLGGMGEDGGSDSSDTQAGAGSVPLSSEEKDAIGEISNISMGTAATTLSTLLNQKVLITTPNVSIANWEDISQSYDRPCVFIQISYIEGLDGNNILILREKDVKIITDLMMGGNGEDVDGTELSELHLSAICEAMNQMMGSAATSISSVLEKKVDISPPTASLIDMDGSIDEEGFGDFLKGEFVKVSFRLEIGTLIDSELMQLYPIDFAKELYNKFMSSSELDQPAPAAPAPAPAPAPAAPTPGPAPAMPVPPQGYAQPMQPAQPVNVAPAQFQAFDNTINPLMQQENIGLIMDVPLEVTVELGRTNKTIKEILDFSPGTIIELNKLAGEAIDLLVNGKYVAKGEVVVIEDNFGIRITEIIK; encoded by the coding sequence ATGGACGGAATGCTTTCACAGGAAGAAATAAACGCGTTGCTAGGCGGTATGGGTGAAGATGGTGGTTCGGATTCTTCCGATACCCAGGCAGGCGCAGGCAGTGTACCTTTATCAAGCGAGGAAAAGGATGCCATAGGAGAGATTTCTAATATTAGTATGGGTACAGCGGCAACCACGCTTTCTACCCTGCTTAACCAGAAGGTTCTTATAACTACTCCTAATGTATCTATTGCAAATTGGGAAGATATATCACAGTCTTATGACAGGCCTTGTGTATTTATTCAGATTTCATATATTGAAGGCCTTGACGGTAATAATATCCTTATTCTTAGAGAAAAGGATGTTAAGATAATCACAGATCTTATGATGGGTGGTAACGGTGAAGATGTAGATGGAACTGAGCTTTCTGAACTTCATCTCTCTGCTATTTGTGAGGCCATGAATCAGATGATGGGCTCAGCTGCAACCTCTATTTCATCAGTACTTGAAAAGAAGGTTGATATCAGCCCTCCAACAGCGAGCCTCATAGATATGGACGGCTCTATAGATGAAGAGGGATTTGGTGATTTCCTTAAGGGAGAGTTTGTAAAGGTTTCATTTAGACTTGAAATTGGCACACTGATTGATAGTGAACTTATGCAGCTTTATCCTATAGATTTTGCAAAGGAGTTGTATAACAAATTTATGTCATCTTCAGAATTAGATCAGCCTGCACCTGCAGCACCGGCACCAGCACCGGCTCCAGCACCGGCAGCGCCTACACCGGGACCAGCACCTGCTATGCCTGTACCTCCTCAGGGATATGCACAGCCTATGCAGCCTGCACAGCCGGTAAATGTAGCTCCTGCACAGTTCCAGGCCTTTGATAATACAATCAATCCTCTGATGCAGCAGGAAAATATAGGCCTCATTATGGATGTACCTCTTGAGGTAACTGTAGAGCTTGGAAGAACGAATAAGACCATTAAGGAAATTCTTGACTTCTCGCCGGGTACAATCATTGAGCTAAATAAGCTTGCCGGTGAAGCCATTGACCTCCTTGTAAACGGTAAATACGTGGCAAAGGGTGAGGTTGTTGTTATCGAGGATAACTTTGGTATAAGAATAACTGAAATAATCAAATAA
- the fliO gene encoding flagellar biosynthetic protein FliO, with translation MVLSRTAGTLGSIAQIFGMLVAFAVIVAAAYYVSKYFSKYALKTRENSNIKVVETSRVTADKYLQIVEVGGRYFLIGITKTNINLISEVDGDKIKANLPVETERFSFKEFLDRAKSKEK, from the coding sequence ATGGTTCTATCTAGAACGGCAGGTACATTAGGCAGCATTGCGCAGATATTCGGAATGCTTGTCGCATTTGCAGTGATAGTTGCGGCTGCCTACTATGTATCTAAGTATTTTAGCAAATATGCACTGAAAACCAGAGAAAATAGCAATATAAAGGTTGTTGAAACAAGCAGGGTTACTGCAGATAAGTATTTGCAGATTGTAGAAGTAGGCGGAAGATATTTCTTAATAGGAATAACTAAAACCAATATTAATCTTATATCAGAAGTTGATGGAGATAAGATTAAGGCTAACTTACCTGTAGAAACTGAAAGGTTTTCTTTTAAGGAATTTTTGGACAGAGCTAAATCAAAAGAAAAATAA